One region of Sulfuriroseicoccus oceanibius genomic DNA includes:
- a CDS encoding outer membrane beta-barrel protein, producing the protein MKRSMKLAVPATLGLSAISGFAGVSADTAAPEPVSAKEAAALVESAGSNGLLDSFYVNLRGEVKYDDNIFLTPDNEESDTIFSLIPVVGFDSARGRVAKSSFTAEYAPVAAFYADNSGLDYFNNNGSVALFHQMPKTTFRANADYRERSDASRFINDLVDRSIFDAGLDVSHILSGKTRLDAGAGFNASNYDDDALFDYDTWDVSGAALYRATGKISVGPYVGFGQTEVSNDQPTHEFWSAGGKVDYQFTGKTRFTGTVGYETRSFSGANAADDKSTVVWNFGLDHRLTGKTKVLASIYRKDNPSMNIAGAGYEATGVVLGTTYTYSPTLSFNGGLTYEHNEYFRTVEGSTLSRDNDYWKFNVGAVWSPTDKLDLGGRVLYRLNDSTDAANEFENLQLALDATYKFW; encoded by the coding sequence ATGAAACGCTCTATGAAGCTTGCTGTGCCCGCTACGCTGGGCTTGTCCGCCATCTCCGGATTTGCTGGTGTCTCTGCTGACACTGCAGCACCCGAGCCGGTTAGCGCTAAAGAAGCTGCTGCTCTTGTTGAGTCCGCTGGATCCAATGGTTTGCTGGACAGTTTCTACGTTAACCTCCGCGGTGAGGTGAAGTACGATGACAACATCTTCCTCACTCCAGACAATGAGGAGAGCGATACGATTTTCTCGCTGATTCCTGTGGTCGGATTCGACAGCGCCCGTGGCCGCGTGGCCAAGAGCTCGTTCACCGCTGAGTACGCGCCGGTGGCTGCGTTTTACGCCGATAACTCGGGTCTCGATTACTTCAACAACAACGGAAGCGTTGCGTTGTTCCACCAGATGCCGAAGACCACGTTCCGCGCCAATGCGGACTATCGTGAGCGTTCGGACGCATCGCGTTTCATCAACGATCTCGTAGACCGCTCGATCTTCGATGCAGGTTTGGATGTCTCGCACATCCTTTCCGGTAAGACTCGCTTGGACGCGGGTGCTGGCTTCAACGCATCGAATTACGACGATGATGCGCTCTTCGACTACGATACCTGGGATGTGAGTGGCGCGGCTCTCTACCGTGCGACCGGCAAGATCTCCGTGGGGCCTTATGTTGGCTTCGGTCAGACAGAAGTTTCCAACGATCAGCCAACTCACGAGTTCTGGAGCGCGGGTGGTAAGGTGGATTATCAGTTCACCGGGAAGACCCGTTTCACTGGTACCGTTGGTTATGAGACCCGCTCGTTCAGCGGTGCCAATGCCGCCGACGACAAGTCGACCGTGGTGTGGAACTTCGGACTCGATCACCGTCTCACCGGTAAGACCAAGGTGCTTGCATCGATCTACCGCAAGGACAATCCATCGATGAACATTGCTGGCGCTGGTTACGAGGCGACTGGTGTGGTGCTTGGCACCACCTACACCTACTCACCAACCCTCTCTTTCAACGGTGGGCTCACCTACGAGCACAACGAGTACTTCCGCACTGTGGAAGGATCGACGCTCAGCCGTGACAACGATTATTGGAAGTTCAATGTCGGTGCTGTCTGGTCGCCAACCGACAAGCTCGACCTCGGTGGTCGCGTGCTGTATCGCTTGAATGATTCGACCGATGCTGCCAATGAGTTCGAGAACCTCCAGCTTGCGCTTGATGCGACTTATAAGTTCTGGTAA